A region from the Canis lupus baileyi chromosome 27, mCanLup2.hap1, whole genome shotgun sequence genome encodes:
- the TMEM132B gene encoding transmembrane protein 132B isoform X4 encodes MKSKVDTTVNFTHQHFTSQLEVTVWAPRLPLQIEISDTELSQIKGWRIPVASNRRPTRDSEDEEDEEKKGRGCSLQYQHATVRVLTQFVAEAPDLGQLSYMLGPDWQFDITDLVADFMKVEEPRIAQLQGGRTLVGREPGITTVQVLSPLSDSILAEKTVIVLDDRVTIADLGVQLVAGLSLALQPHRADKRAIVSTVSAQDVLTAPQQEAIVSSWILFSDGSVTPLDIYDPKDFSVTVSSLDEMVVSVQANLQSRWPVVVAQGEGQGPLIKLEMMISEPCQKTKRKSVLAVGKGNVKVRFEPNIDEHQGGTNDIEGLRREYKDHLSNSIEREGNQERAVQEWFQHGASVGQEERGNKSTTPQSPLEGKDKKLLKSGSPDTFTSFPTPGKLPEANNPSDLTVTSRGLTDLEIGMYALLCVFCLAILVFLINCVAFAWKYRHKRFAVSEQGNIPHSHDWVWLGNEVELLENPVDITLPSEECTTMLDRGLQFEERNFLLNGGSQKTFHSQLLRPSDYVYEKDMKSEPLNPSGPKRKRVKFTSYTTILPEDGGPYTNSILFDSEDNIKWVCQDTGLGGPRDLRDYMERLQDHM; translated from the exons atgaagagcaAAGTGGACACGACCGTGAACTTCACACACCAGCATTTCACTTCCCAGCTAGAGGTCACTGTCTGGGCACCCAGACTCCCCCTGCAGATTGAGATCTCGGACACTGAGCTGAGCCAGATCAAGGGGTGGAGGATCCCCGTGGCCTCCAACAGAAG GCCCACCCGAGACAGCGAGGACGAGGAGGACgaggagaagaaggggagggggtgcTCCCTGCAGTACCAGCACGCCACAGTGCGTGTCCTCACACAGTTCGTGGCCGAGGCGCCTGACTTGGGTCAGCTGAGCTACATGCTGGGCCCCGACTGGCAGTTTGACATCACCGACCTCGTAGCAGATTTCATGAAGGTGGAGGAGCCCAGGATCGCGCAGCTGCAGGGTGGCAGGACCCTGGTGGGCCGGGAGCCAGGGATAACCACCGTGCAG GTGCTCTCACCTCTCTCCGACTCCATCCTGGCTGAGAAGACAGTGATCGTCCTAGATGACCGCGTCACCATTGCAGACCTGGGCGTGCAGCTGGTGGCCGGCTTGTCTCTTGCCCTGCAGCCTCACAGAGCGGACAAAAGAGCCATCGTCTCCACGGTGTCTGCCCAGGACGTTCTCACAGCCCCGCAGCAG gaaGCAATAGTCAGTTCTTGGATTTTATTCAGTGATGGTTCGGTGACACCCTTAGACATTTATGATCCCAAGGATTTTTCAGTTACTGTGTCATCATTGGATGAAATGGTGGTGTCTGTCCAGGCAAACCTTCAGTCCAGATGGCCAGTTGTGGTCGCACAGGGTGAAGGGCAAGGGCCCTTGATTAAATTAGAAATGATGATTAGCGAGCCCTGTCAGAAGACCAAGAGGAAGAGTGTTCTTGCCGTGGGTAAAGGAAATGTCAAAGTCAGATTTGAACCAAATATTGATGAGCACCAAGGAGGCACCAACGATATTGAGGGTCTCCGTCGGGAATACAAAGACCACCTCAGTAATTCCATAGAGCGTGAGGGAAACCAGGAGAGAGCAGTCCAGGAGTGGTTCCAACATGGTGCCTCCGTTGGCCAAGAAGAACGTGGCAACAAAAGCACAACCCCACAGTCTCCCTTGGAAGGAAAAGATAAGAAGTTGCTCAAGAGTGGCAGTCCAGACACCTTCACAAGCTTCCCCACTCCGGGGAAGTTACCGGAAGCCAACAATCCCAGTGACCTGACCGTGACCTCAAGGGGGTTAACTGACCTGGAGATTGGCATGTACGCCCTGCTCTGTGTCTTCTGCCTGGCCATTCTGGTCTTCTTAATCAACTGTGTGGCATTTGCTTGGAAATACAGACACAAAAGATTCGCCGTGAGCGAGCAAGGCAACATCCCCCATTCCCATGACTGGGTCTGGCTGGGGAACGAGGTGGAACTTCTGGAGAACCCTGTGGACATCACCCTCCCGTCGGAGGAGTGCACAACCATGCTAGACAGAGGCCTGCAGTTCGAGGAAAGGAACTTCCTTCTCAATGGCGGTTCCCAGAAGACTTTCCATAGTCAGCTGCTCAGGCCCTCTGACTATGTCTATGAGAAAGACATGAAAAGTGAGCCTCTAAATCCATCGGGCCCCAAGCGGAAGAGAGTCAAGTTCACTTCCTACACCACTATCCTCCCGGAGGACGGCGGCCCGTACACCAACTCCATCCTGTTCGACAGTGAGGACAACATCAAGTGGGTCTGTCAGGACACGGGGCTGGGGGGCCCCCGGGACCTAAGAGACTATATGGAGAGGCTGCAAGACCACATGTGA